One Chitinophaga sp. H8 DNA window includes the following coding sequences:
- a CDS encoding bifunctional adenosylcobinamide kinase/adenosylcobinamide-phosphate guanylyltransferase, translating to MIHLITGGARSGKSSYAQHLALSLSSQPVYVATAKIWDDGFAHRVHRHQLDRGPEWITYEEQLHVSHLPIDNCTVVIDCVTLWLTNFFVLHQYDIHAALEALKQEIIALFKKTGTFIIVTNEIGMGVHAETEVGRKFTDLQGWANQYIAGLAHQVVLMVSGIPVVIKHREK from the coding sequence ATGATACACCTCATTACCGGTGGTGCACGATCCGGGAAAAGCAGCTATGCACAGCACCTTGCCTTATCGTTATCCTCACAACCGGTATATGTTGCTACCGCCAAAATATGGGATGATGGTTTTGCACACCGGGTACACCGGCATCAACTGGACAGGGGCCCGGAGTGGATTACTTATGAAGAGCAGCTTCACGTTAGCCACCTGCCTATAGACAACTGTACCGTAGTCATCGACTGCGTTACCTTATGGCTCACTAATTTTTTTGTCCTGCACCAATATGATATTCATGCAGCACTGGAAGCACTGAAACAGGAAATCATTGCCCTTTTCAAAAAAACAGGCACCTTTATCATTGTAACCAATGAAATTGGTATGGGAGTACATGCGGAAACCGAAGTGGGCCGGAAATTTACCGACCTCCAGGGGTGGGCCAATCAGTATATAGCCGGATTGGCCCACCAGGTAGTACTTATGGTTTCAGGTATTCCAGTAGTGATAAAACATCGTGAAAAATGA
- a CDS encoding DUF6580 family putative transport protein, producing MSLKSLNPRLGVLLLFIFAAGLIRVLAGGQVTPFSNISPIGAMALFGGAYFSSKGKSYGFPLLTLFLSDVIMMQLFYREYTQGLLYSGWIWTYISFAAMVLVGQLIIKKVSAGSVILAAVAAALTHWLIADFGVWLGGGTDITTGQPYTRDIAGLIKCYTLAIPYMKNMLIGNLIYGAIFFGGFEIAQRRFPALAVKI from the coding sequence TAAATCCACGCTTAGGCGTACTGTTGCTTTTCATCTTTGCCGCAGGGCTTATACGGGTATTGGCAGGCGGGCAGGTCACTCCATTTTCTAATATTTCTCCTATTGGCGCCATGGCGCTTTTTGGTGGTGCTTATTTTTCCAGTAAAGGTAAATCCTATGGTTTTCCGCTGCTGACCCTGTTTTTAAGTGATGTGATCATGATGCAGCTGTTTTACAGGGAGTATACCCAGGGCTTGCTTTACAGCGGCTGGATATGGACCTATATATCGTTTGCGGCGATGGTGCTGGTGGGTCAGCTGATCATTAAAAAAGTAAGTGCAGGCAGCGTGATACTTGCAGCTGTAGCGGCAGCGTTAACACACTGGCTGATAGCTGACTTTGGCGTATGGTTAGGTGGTGGTACCGATATCACTACCGGGCAGCCCTACACGAGAGATATAGCAGGGCTTATCAAATGTTATACACTGGCCATCCCATATATGAAGAATATGCTGATAGGCAACCTCATCTATGGAGCTATTTTCTTTGGTGGTTTTGAAATAGCCCAGCGCAGATTTCCGGCGCTGGCGGTTAAAATATGA
- a CDS encoding adenosylcobinamide-GDP ribazoletransferase has product MKKEWQIFLTAVMYYTRIPVGSNIDHAAEKLNQATRYLPFIGWITGAAMALLLWAFSFIAPLTICILLSLVLGIWMTGAFHEDGFADMCDGFGGGWTKEKILDIMKDSRVGTYGMLGLMLLMLTKFFSLEVLPLEKIMLAIAVAHPLSRFTAATIIYTHTYVRENEDSKAKPLAKGITASSLGIAAIWGLAPFIVVTLYLQHYLLLIIFPALLLARWYMVRLMQRWIGGYTGDCLGAMQQVAETIIYLCFCIVEWKYI; this is encoded by the coding sequence ATGAAAAAAGAATGGCAAATATTTCTGACGGCAGTCATGTACTATACCCGGATACCTGTGGGTAGCAATATTGATCACGCTGCAGAAAAACTGAACCAGGCCACCCGTTACCTTCCCTTCATCGGCTGGATCACCGGGGCTGCCATGGCCCTGCTGCTATGGGCATTCTCCTTCATAGCACCACTCACCATTTGCATTTTACTAAGTCTTGTCTTGGGTATCTGGATGACCGGTGCTTTTCACGAAGATGGTTTTGCTGATATGTGCGATGGTTTTGGTGGCGGGTGGACGAAAGAAAAAATACTGGACATTATGAAAGACAGCCGTGTAGGCACTTACGGTATGTTGGGATTAATGTTGCTTATGCTTACAAAGTTCTTTTCGCTGGAAGTGCTCCCGCTTGAAAAAATAATGCTTGCCATAGCGGTAGCCCATCCCCTGAGCAGATTTACTGCCGCCACTATCATTTATACGCATACTTATGTAAGAGAAAATGAAGATAGTAAAGCTAAACCATTGGCCAAAGGCATTACGGCCTCCTCATTGGGGATAGCCGCTATCTGGGGATTGGCACCTTTTATCGTAGTCACCCTCTATCTGCAGCACTACCTCTTACTGATCATATTCCCTGCATTACTGCTGGCACGCTGGTATATGGTGCGCCTGATGCAGCGATGGATTGGCGGCTATACCGGCGACTGTCTGGGGGCTATGCAACAGGTAGCTGAAACAATCATATATTTGTGCTTTTGCATTGTGGAATGGAAATATATCTGA
- a CDS encoding MarC family protein — MFSIDQIITISFTLFAVIDILGSIPVLISLKEKLGDIDAGKATLAAGFLMVLFLLVGEPFLKLMSVDVHSFAVAGSIVIFVIGMEMILGIEFFKSEKDLKTGSIVPIAFPLIAGSGTLTTIMSLKANFEESNIFAGILVNLVVVFIVLRSLRYIERLLGKSGLMVVRKFFGVILLAIAVKIFKSNVNL; from the coding sequence ATGTTCAGCATCGACCAAATCATCACCATTTCCTTTACGCTATTTGCTGTAATAGATATTCTCGGTTCTATCCCTGTATTGATATCTCTGAAAGAAAAACTGGGGGATATTGATGCTGGCAAAGCTACACTGGCCGCGGGGTTTCTGATGGTATTATTTTTACTGGTGGGAGAACCTTTTTTAAAGCTCATGAGTGTGGATGTACACTCTTTTGCAGTAGCCGGTTCCATTGTCATCTTTGTAATAGGCATGGAAATGATCCTGGGCATTGAATTTTTCAAGAGTGAGAAAGACCTGAAAACCGGGAGTATCGTCCCAATTGCCTTTCCGCTGATTGCAGGTTCGGGGACCCTTACTACTATTATGTCGCTAAAGGCCAACTTTGAAGAATCCAACATATTTGCGGGTATTTTGGTAAATCTGGTGGTGGTATTCATCGTACTGCGTTCCCTGCGGTATATAGAGCGCCTGCTGGGTAAGTCGGGGCTGATGGTGGTACGTAAGTTCTTTGGCGTGATTCTGCTGGCTATTGCAGTGAAAATATTCAAAAGTAACGTGAACCTGTAG
- a CDS encoding bleomycin resistance protein translates to MKMKKTIPALPVQDIRQSMEFYTTKLGFVVRHHEEGFCIVVRDEVEIHLWKSADESWKNKGMALVAEPICSGAESFLAGTASCRIEVQGIDELYKEYKTTGVLYNADTVVVDQPWGDREFPTLDHHRNLLTFYEVIR, encoded by the coding sequence ATGAAGATGAAAAAAACAATTCCGGCATTGCCCGTTCAGGATATCAGACAGTCAATGGAATTCTATACTACAAAGCTGGGCTTTGTAGTCCGGCATCATGAAGAAGGTTTTTGCATTGTAGTGCGTGATGAAGTGGAAATACATTTATGGAAATCGGCAGACGAAAGCTGGAAAAATAAAGGGATGGCGTTGGTGGCTGAACCAATTTGCAGTGGTGCGGAGAGCTTTTTGGCGGGTACGGCCAGTTGTAGAATAGAAGTGCAGGGGATCGATGAGCTGTATAAAGAGTATAAAACAACAGGTGTATTGTACAATGCGGATACAGTTGTGGTGGATCAGCCCTGGGGAGATAGGGAATTCCCGACTTTAGACCATCACCGGAATCTGCTTACTTTTTATGAAGTGATCAGGTAA
- a CDS encoding helix-turn-helix domain-containing protein, which produces MTEDIIIQISNKIKEKRKAKGITIQELADKADVSKGLISQIENNRTVPSLLVLINIIKSLNLDMNEFFNEIDQQSQHAKVIIKQKASYQEFEKETAKGFQYKRVLTRSVKNYPVDIVLLQLKKGAHRAQTVKTDAYEYKYIIKGTVEYQIDNEKYILEEGDSLFFDGRLGHKPVNIGENDAEILVVYFFLESDR; this is translated from the coding sequence ATGACAGAAGACATCATTATTCAGATCAGCAATAAGATTAAAGAAAAAAGAAAGGCCAAAGGAATTACTATACAAGAGTTAGCGGATAAAGCGGATGTCAGCAAAGGCCTTATTTCCCAAATAGAAAATAACCGCACAGTACCTTCTTTGCTGGTACTCATTAATATCATTAAATCCCTTAATCTGGATATGAATGAGTTTTTTAATGAAATAGACCAGCAATCCCAGCATGCTAAAGTCATCATTAAACAAAAGGCCTCCTACCAGGAATTTGAAAAAGAAACGGCCAAAGGATTTCAATACAAACGGGTACTTACGAGGAGTGTAAAAAACTATCCGGTAGATATCGTACTGCTACAACTGAAAAAGGGAGCACACCGTGCACAAACCGTAAAAACAGATGCCTATGAGTATAAATATATCATTAAAGGCACTGTGGAGTACCAGATTGACAATGAAAAATATATCCTGGAAGAAGGGGACTCCCTTTTCTTTGATGGCCGTTTAGGGCATAAACCCGTCAATATAGGCGAAAATGATGCAGAGATCCTCGTGGTTTATTTCTTCCTGGAAAGTGACCGGTAA
- a CDS encoding DUF5690 family protein, protein MLNISWLQKRLQRAHYLSFSLYAALVSFGTYSCMYAFRKPFTSGTFDGMSFLGIDYKIWLVITQTIGYACSKFYGIRFIAEMQGNKRARSIILLILISWIALLLFAVTPAPYNIVFLFINGFPLGMIWGLVFSYLEGRRSTEFMGAVLSISFIFSSGFVKSVGKTVTVHWGVSEFWMPFTTGLIFIVPILIFILLLEQIPAPSAEDERLRTKRAPMSRLDRKKFLQLCMPGLVLLIASYVLLTVLRDMRDNFAADIWTDLGFGKQPAIFTQTEVPISIAILVMMSLLVFVKNNVKALLLNHLIVIVGFIVAGVSTLLFREHLISPVWWMTLTGLGLYMGYIPFNCIFFERLIAAFKYVSNVGFIIYVADSFGYLGSVGVLLFKNFSGISLSWSQFFMDVVLVVSGVGIIMMFISSVYFKRKLQPASPGELAIP, encoded by the coding sequence ATGTTGAATATTTCCTGGTTGCAAAAGCGGCTTCAACGCGCACATTATTTGTCTTTTTCCTTGTATGCGGCATTAGTGTCGTTTGGGACCTATTCGTGTATGTATGCCTTCCGGAAACCCTTTACATCCGGCACTTTTGATGGCATGTCCTTCCTGGGCATCGATTATAAAATATGGCTGGTTATCACCCAAACTATCGGATATGCCTGTAGCAAATTCTATGGTATCCGCTTTATCGCAGAAATGCAGGGCAACAAACGGGCCCGCAGCATTATCCTGCTTATTCTGATATCCTGGATAGCCTTACTGCTGTTTGCTGTTACACCAGCACCCTACAACATTGTTTTTCTTTTTATTAACGGATTCCCCCTGGGAATGATATGGGGATTGGTATTTAGCTACCTGGAAGGACGGCGTAGTACCGAGTTTATGGGGGCAGTATTATCTATTAGCTTTATCTTTTCTTCCGGATTTGTAAAATCAGTAGGCAAGACTGTTACGGTCCACTGGGGAGTGAGTGAATTCTGGATGCCTTTTACCACAGGATTAATCTTTATTGTGCCCATCCTGATTTTTATTCTGCTATTGGAACAGATCCCGGCACCCTCTGCTGAAGATGAACGTTTACGTACCAAACGTGCTCCCATGAGCAGACTGGACCGCAAAAAGTTTCTGCAACTATGTATGCCCGGCCTGGTACTGCTGATTGCCAGTTATGTATTGTTAACTGTACTACGGGATATGCGGGATAACTTCGCGGCGGATATCTGGACAGATTTAGGATTTGGCAAACAACCCGCCATCTTTACACAAACAGAGGTACCTATTTCCATTGCTATCCTGGTAATGATGAGCCTGCTGGTATTTGTGAAAAATAATGTAAAAGCGCTGTTGTTAAATCACCTTATTGTAATAGTAGGTTTTATAGTGGCAGGTGTGAGCACATTGCTTTTCAGAGAACATCTGATCAGCCCCGTTTGGTGGATGACCTTAACGGGCCTGGGCCTTTACATGGGATACATTCCATTTAACTGCATCTTCTTTGAACGCCTCATTGCTGCTTTTAAATATGTAAGCAACGTGGGCTTCATTATTTATGTAGCAGATTCTTTTGGCTACCTCGGAAGTGTAGGCGTACTGCTATTTAAAAACTTTAGCGGTATCAGCCTTTCCTGGAGCCAGTTTTTTATGGATGTAGTACTGGTAGTAAGTGGGGTAGGAATTATAATGATGTTTATTTCCTCTGTTTATTTCAAACGTAAGCTGCAGCCGGCCTCCCCGGGAGAGCTGGCTATTCCGTAA
- a CDS encoding KTSC domain-containing protein, which yields MPSTVIANISYDAATAALRVIFLSGAVYLYREVPGEVYEAMKRATSKGRYLNRYIKGKYSFVKVK from the coding sequence ATGCCATCCACAGTTATTGCCAATATATCCTATGATGCTGCTACAGCAGCCTTACGGGTCATATTTCTTTCCGGGGCGGTATATCTATACCGTGAAGTGCCGGGAGAGGTATATGAGGCGATGAAAAGAGCTACTTCTAAAGGAAGATATTTGAACAGATACATAAAAGGAAAATACTCCTTTGTAAAAGTAAAATAG
- the cobT gene encoding nicotinate-nucleotide--dimethylbenzimidazole phosphoribosyltransferase, whose translation MNTTLMPPVAPLSRKLAGALQEKIDQKTKPPGSLGRLEQIALQAGLIQQTLQPEVRHPAIIVFAGDHGIAAEGLVNPYPQAVTAQMVYNFLNGGAAINVFCKQQQLALKIVDAGVNHIFGPHPLLTDHKIAMGTHNYLHGPAMSLDQCKLAMKAGATAVLALHQEGCNLIGFGEMGIGNTSSATLLMSCFTGRPLEDCIGSGTGCNTQQLIQKTGILQQALAHHPPMQDPLQILATYGGFEIAMICGAIQQAAALRMLVVIDGFIVTTALLAAAHMQPAVTDYCVFAHCSSEKGHQALLQHMEVQPLLMLDMRLGEGTGAAMAMPVIQNAIAFMQHMASFSSAHISNRQH comes from the coding sequence ATGAATACTACATTGATGCCGCCGGTGGCACCGCTATCCCGGAAACTGGCCGGGGCCCTGCAGGAAAAAATAGATCAGAAAACCAAGCCGCCCGGATCCTTGGGCCGGCTGGAACAAATCGCCTTACAAGCGGGGTTGATACAACAAACCCTGCAGCCTGAAGTGCGTCACCCTGCGATCATCGTATTTGCCGGCGACCATGGCATTGCTGCGGAAGGATTGGTAAATCCTTATCCCCAGGCAGTGACAGCTCAGATGGTTTACAATTTTTTAAATGGAGGCGCTGCTATCAATGTATTTTGTAAGCAACAGCAGCTGGCACTTAAGATCGTAGATGCCGGTGTGAATCATATTTTTGGCCCTCATCCCTTATTGACCGATCACAAAATAGCGATGGGCACGCACAATTACCTGCATGGCCCCGCTATGTCGTTAGACCAGTGCAAACTGGCTATGAAAGCAGGGGCAACAGCGGTACTTGCATTACACCAGGAGGGCTGTAATCTCATTGGTTTTGGTGAAATGGGTATTGGCAATACTTCTTCTGCCACCTTATTGATGAGTTGTTTTACCGGCCGCCCCCTGGAAGATTGTATAGGGTCTGGTACCGGCTGTAATACCCAGCAGCTGATACAAAAAACGGGCATCCTGCAGCAGGCATTAGCCCACCATCCTCCCATGCAGGATCCGCTACAGATCTTAGCTACCTATGGCGGTTTCGAAATAGCGATGATATGCGGTGCAATACAGCAAGCAGCAGCCTTGCGGATGCTGGTAGTAATAGATGGTTTTATTGTGACTACTGCATTGCTGGCAGCAGCACATATGCAGCCCGCAGTAACAGACTATTGTGTATTTGCGCATTGTTCCAGCGAAAAAGGGCATCAGGCTTTATTACAACATATGGAAGTGCAACCACTACTTATGCTGGATATGCGGCTGGGTGAAGGTACCGGCGCAGCCATGGCCATGCCGGTGATACAGAATGCCATTGCCTTTATGCAACATATGGCCAGCTTTAGTTCGGCCCATATTTCCAATCGCCAGCATTAA
- the cobC gene encoding alpha-ribazole phosphatase translates to MEIYLIRHTTPDIEYGTCYGFTDLDLAASFPEEAARAKQFLPVAPLEVYSSPLIRCSKLATFLFGEPFKTDARLKELNFGEWEMQRWDDLGENALQVWMNDYVHARIPGGESYEDLYQRSIAAFLEIVATGKNAAIVAHGGVIRAILSYVTNTPLEKSFDIRVEYGRVSKLLVTADKIEVAFFNQ, encoded by the coding sequence ATGGAAATATATCTGATCAGACATACAACACCCGACATTGAATACGGCACCTGCTATGGTTTTACCGATCTGGACCTCGCCGCCAGCTTTCCGGAAGAAGCAGCCCGCGCCAAACAATTCTTACCTGTAGCGCCCCTGGAAGTATACTCCAGTCCGCTGATCCGCTGTAGCAAACTGGCTACTTTTTTATTTGGTGAACCCTTTAAAACGGATGCCCGGCTGAAAGAATTGAACTTTGGTGAATGGGAAATGCAACGCTGGGATGATCTGGGAGAAAATGCATTACAGGTATGGATGAATGATTATGTACATGCCCGGATACCTGGAGGTGAAAGCTATGAGGATTTATACCAGCGTAGTATAGCCGCTTTCCTTGAAATTGTGGCAACCGGAAAAAATGCGGCTATAGTAGCACATGGAGGTGTAATAAGAGCGATCCTGTCCTATGTTACCAATACGCCGCTCGAAAAATCATTTGATATAAGGGTAGAATACGGGCGTGTAAGTAAATTGCTGGTTACTGCTGATAAAATAGAAGTTGCTTTTTTTAACCAGTAA
- a CDS encoding GDCCVxC domain-containing (seleno)protein has protein sequence MEKALIFQSIVTCPHCGFQKEETMPLNACQYFYKCTNCEVVLKAKQGDCCIFCSYGTVKCPPIQMDKPCCR, from the coding sequence ATGGAAAAAGCGCTCATTTTTCAATCAATAGTTACTTGCCCTCATTGTGGGTTTCAGAAAGAGGAAACAATGCCCTTGAATGCCTGCCAGTACTTTTATAAATGTACCAATTGTGAGGTAGTACTAAAGGCAAAACAGGGAGATTGTTGCATATTTTGCAGTTATGGTACAGTAAAATGTCCGCCAATACAAATGGATAAACCTTGTTGCAGGTAG